The stretch of DNA ACGTCGCTAGAGGAGAGACCGACTCGCGCGAACTGCGTGCGGATGTGGTCGTAAGCATCGCGGATGGCTTGCTCGCGCGTCTCAAAACCGTGTGGCGAGGGCGCTTCGAAGGCGACCCGGCGCTCTTCGTTGTTGATGGTTTGGACCTGTCCGCCGCTTTCGACCTCGTAGAAGGAATCACACACCCAGACGTAGGGCGCACCATCGTCCGGCGCACCGCGGTAGGTCGGCGGACGCTCGCCGCGCTCGTACAGCGTGCCGGTCAGCGTCGTCCCGCCTGCGTGGCCGCGAATGAGAAGCATTAGATATGATAAGTTCTCGGAACATATACGATTGGCTGTACCTCTAGGAAATAATGAATTGGATTTTTGAATCGTTACCACGGCTCACAGTCGGGACACGGTGGGAAACGGATTTGTGGGAATGGTGTGATGGGGGCATATGACCGACCTCGGTGACTTCAACGAGTTTGACCCCGACGACGGGGACGTTGAAGCAACGACCGCGACGGAGAGCGATTTTGAGGCCGTGACCGTAGACGGCGTGGGGGCAGACCGTGGCATCGGCACGCTCGCCGTCTCTGCTGGCCTCTCGATTGGCGAAGACCGCGACGAGACGTGTCTCAGAGCCTACGTGACGGCGAAAAACCGCTCTGACGTGCGCATCGGGAAGTATCTCCTCATCTCCTACCCCGACGGCGAGAGCCTCTTTTGTCGGATTACGACCCTCGAATACGCCCAGGAGTACTACACCGACGACGCCACCGAGATTCACGCCCGCCGCGCGATGCGCTCTTCTGGCATCGACGAACACGACTACAAGTTCATGGCCTCGCTCGAACCCATCGCCGTGCTCTACGAGGACGACGGCGAATTAAAGCGGCGAATGACCGACCGCGTGCCGAAGCCGGAAACCGTCGTGCGCGAGGCCACCGACCAGACCGAAATCAAGACGGGACTCAAAATCCCGGAAGAGGGTGTTTTCCTCGGCCACCTCTCGGTCGGTGGCGAGAAGGTCCGGACGGGCGCACAGCCGCCGACTATCGACTACCGCGTCAAGGACAACTACGAGTCGGGTGACCCGCTCGTGTTCCGCCACACGCTGATTGCGGGTGGGACAGGGTCGGGGAAGACCCACAGCGCGAAAAACGTGCTCCGTCAGTATCTGAGCGAGGCGCGCACCTACCCGGTCGAAGCCGGAAGTGCACAGGAACGCCGGATGGCCGTCGTCCAGTTCGACCCGCAAGACGAGTACGCCCAGATGCATGACGACAACCCAGAGATGACGACGGAGTTCGCCCGGCGGTGTGAACGCGAGAACATTGCCCACGGCGGCCACGAGGACACCATCGCGTTCATCCCGAAAGTCGAAGGGTCGAGTTACGCCGCAGACCACCACCGCGCAGAGCAAGTCGAGTTCACCATCCCCTTCTCGCTCGTGCGCAACAACCGCTGGCTCGTCGCGGGTGGGAGTTTGAACGACAACCAGTACAACGCCCTCGACTTCCTCTTAGACCGTTACTTCCGAACCGGCTCTACGCACACCTATCGCGGCTTCCTCTCGTTCCTCGACGACCCGGCGCTGCGCGAGGAGTTAGACGAAAGCGGGCGCGTCCACGAGGCAACCTTCGACGCCGTCCATCGCCGGGTGCGCTCGTCTGCGTTCAACAGCGTGTTCGATCAGGATGCAGAACCGATTACCGAGCAGATTCACCGCCTCGTCCGACCGGGCGGCCTCACGGTGATTCCGACCTACCACGTCACCAACAGCCGGGCGACTGAGGTCATCGTCCTCGCTGTGGCGAGCCTGCTCATCGACCAAAAGCTCTCGAACGACCCGATGTTCGACCGCATAAAGGAGACGCCGCTCGTCGTTGGAATGGACGAGGCGCACAACTTCCTCGCGGACGCAGAGAGTGCCCAAGCGCGCAAGGTGATAGGCAAGTTCACCGAAGCCGCAAAACAGGGGCGCAAAGAGCGCCTTGGGCTGTTTCTCATCACCCAAGACCCACAGGACATCGCCGAACCGGTGTTCAAGCAGGTGAACACGAAAATAGTGCTGAATCTCGGTGACGTAGACGCCATCAAGAGCGTGAACATCCCCGCGAACTTAGAGAAGAAAGTGCCCTACATGGAGAAAGGCCAGATGGTGATTTACTCGCCGGACAACTCAGAGCCGGTCGAGTTGATTGGCCTCTCTAAGTGTCTCACCCGGCACGGCCGGGGCGCGTAGGGGTAACGAGTCTTTTTGACGGCTGGGGACGTATCAGATGCTATGGGAAAGCGCCTGCTGATTCCGATGGACGGCTCAGAGCAAGCCGTCCACGCGCTGCAATTCGGGCTCAAAGAGTTCCCGAGTTCGGACATCACCATCCTCCACGTCATCAACCCGATGGACACCGGCTTTAGCCCACAGGCGTCGCTCCCCGGCTACGCAGAGGAGTGGTACAAACAAGCAGAAGAGACCGCAGACGAGATATTCGCGGAGGCAGACGACATCGCCGCCGAGTTCGACCGCGGGGTCGATGCCGAACAGGTCGTCGGGCGGCCCGCCCGCGAAATCGTCACCTACGCGAAAGAACACGACATCGACCAAATCGTCATGGGCAGCCACGGACGGACAGGTGTCTCGCGCATCCTTCTCGGGAGCGTCGCAGAGAGCGTCGTCAAGCGGTCGCCGATTCCGGTGACTGTGGTTCGCTAAAAAGAGGAGTTACATCCCGATTTTCTGCAGGTCGTCCGGGAGGACGCCGAGCTGTTGGGCGTAGTTCAAGCTGTCGTCGATGACCCAGAACTCCGCGAGCTTGCCGTCTTTGATGCGGTGGAACGCCACGCCAGACGAGCGGTAGTGCTTGCCGGTCGGGTCGATGCCCGCGAGTTCGCCACGGGTGAGTTCGCCGTTAAAGGTTCCCTCTTCCATGAATCGAAGGACGACGACGTCGTCTTCTGCGATGAGTTCTTTGGCTTCGACGGTGAAGTCGGGGAAGGCCGTCCGCCACGCTTCGATGTGTTTCCTGAAACCGTCCGGCCCGGTAGCGACCGTGTTGCCGTCGTCATCGAGGACGCGGATGTCGTCGTGGGCGAGTTGTGAAAGCGACTCGAAGTTCCCCTCGTTCCAGCACTCTTTGAGCGTGCGCTCTACGATTTGTTTGTTTTGTGCGGCTGTTGAAATTGCCATATTGTCCCTCCGACCGTCTCCACGGCGTGCCACATCCGCAGAGACGTATAGGAGAGTTCGTCGGCTGAGACGATAGCCGTAATTCAGGGGTTTGGGAGGGTCACAGCGGTTGTCGCAAGCGATTCTTGAGGACGGATGTGTCGTCACTCAAGTGTCGAAGAATTTCGTTCGAATAGTCGGCTCTGGCCCGCCAGTTCGAGCCGGGCAAGCAAAATACCCACAACCAATGGAAGCGGCCAGAGCGTGATGTAGAAATAGAGGGGTTGCGGCGCTGTCCCCCATGCAGTATCACCCAGTGAGAGAATGTACTGCCATTGCCGGACCGTCGCCCACGTAAAAATCGTCGCAATGCCCAACGTGGGCGTGTAGAGTCGGTGCACGAGGAGGGTGTACGTTGCAAAACCACCGACGAGCGTCAAACCGGGGAGTGTCCACAGAATGAACAGGTCGAACACGGGCGTGTAGATGCCAAGGGCTGACCGAATCCAGAGGACACCGATGGCGTGGAGAAACCCAACGATTCCTGCAACTTCGATGAACCGCCGATTTTCGGACGATCCACACAGGACAGTGAGCATACAGAGAATTGTCGGTGTGTTAATAAATAGCTAGTCACACAAGCAGTATGGATACTAAAAACTGGAGGGAGTTTTCGCTGTGCGGTTGCAGTCTCCCTCCACCAGCGCACCCGGAAACGCCGACGGCGTTTCCGGCCTTTTTCATGGAAGTTTTTGCCAGCGGGGGTCGCGGATGCGACCCCCCGCAGCAAAAAGTTCCTAGAAGATATTCGCCTGCTGGTACACGCTAAGACCGGTGCCCGTAATCTCGTAGGGTTTGGTCTCCCGGGAGTGGTTCGCATTGCGGATTTTCTGGATTTCGACGGCCAGTCTGGTTTCACGGAAGTCGGAGGGCCGGACGTACTGGAGGATGAACACGGCGTCGGTGAGGTATTCGACGATGCCGTGGCGCGAGGCGTAGGGGTTGTCGTCGCTGGCTTCGCTCGTGAGCATCGTCGTGATACCGGCGTGCTTGAGCGCGCGGGTGAAGTTGAAAATCTCGGTGCGGCGCTTTGCCTGCTGGTCGTACATCATTTCGAGCAGAGAGACGGAGTCAAGGACGAACCGCGAGGCACCGAACTCGGAGATGAGTTCGGGGAGTTCAGACCGGATGTTGTCGAGGCTGTTTGCCATCTCGACGGGGTCTAAGTCGATGACGGCGAGTTGGCCGTTATCGAC from Haladaptatus sp. ZSTT2 encodes:
- a CDS encoding DUF7113 family protein; its protein translation is MLLIRGHAGGTTLTGTLYERGERPPTYRGAPDDGAPYVWVCDSFYEVESGGQVQTINNEERRVAFEAPSPHGFETREQAIRDAYDHIRTQFARVGLSSSDVDFELSKVRPET
- a CDS encoding ATP-binding protein — protein: MTDLGDFNEFDPDDGDVEATTATESDFEAVTVDGVGADRGIGTLAVSAGLSIGEDRDETCLRAYVTAKNRSDVRIGKYLLISYPDGESLFCRITTLEYAQEYYTDDATEIHARRAMRSSGIDEHDYKFMASLEPIAVLYEDDGELKRRMTDRVPKPETVVREATDQTEIKTGLKIPEEGVFLGHLSVGGEKVRTGAQPPTIDYRVKDNYESGDPLVFRHTLIAGGTGSGKTHSAKNVLRQYLSEARTYPVEAGSAQERRMAVVQFDPQDEYAQMHDDNPEMTTEFARRCERENIAHGGHEDTIAFIPKVEGSSYAADHHRAEQVEFTIPFSLVRNNRWLVAGGSLNDNQYNALDFLLDRYFRTGSTHTYRGFLSFLDDPALREELDESGRVHEATFDAVHRRVRSSAFNSVFDQDAEPITEQIHRLVRPGGLTVIPTYHVTNSRATEVIVLAVASLLIDQKLSNDPMFDRIKETPLVVGMDEAHNFLADAESAQARKVIGKFTEAAKQGRKERLGLFLITQDPQDIAEPVFKQVNTKIVLNLGDVDAIKSVNIPANLEKKVPYMEKGQMVIYSPDNSEPVELIGLSKCLTRHGRGA
- a CDS encoding universal stress protein, giving the protein MGKRLLIPMDGSEQAVHALQFGLKEFPSSDITILHVINPMDTGFSPQASLPGYAEEWYKQAEETADEIFAEADDIAAEFDRGVDAEQVVGRPAREIVTYAKEHDIDQIVMGSHGRTGVSRILLGSVAESVVKRSPIPVTVVR
- a CDS encoding ester cyclase, giving the protein MAISTAAQNKQIVERTLKECWNEGNFESLSQLAHDDIRVLDDDGNTVATGPDGFRKHIEAWRTAFPDFTVEAKELIAEDDVVVLRFMEEGTFNGELTRGELAGIDPTGKHYRSSGVAFHRIKDGKLAEFWVIDDSLNYAQQLGVLPDDLQKIGM